A region from the Palaemon carinicauda isolate YSFRI2023 chromosome 16, ASM3689809v2, whole genome shotgun sequence genome encodes:
- the LOC137655302 gene encoding uncharacterized protein, protein MALPLQVWPISQSVNCEQPDRIHVNLAQYSVHEETIIDASKFNNYNMLIAVTARIFNIVKVKSFKGVLKKLEPRSLKEAERFWIMQAQKSLPENWKKCFQRLGPFQAENGTIMVGQRMERWLKPNWNQASFILLPGKHPFTVLYIGYLHRLDHAGVDVTLCKLQSKFWVRSARKIIRSIKRGCILYRKLDAKVEGQRMGQNSDERMSPCPAFYHTAVDIFGHFQIKDNVKKRTTGKAYGVIFNCIVTRAVYIDVVDGYDTYSFLKCFRRFTAVHGYPDTVHSDLGSQLVSASKELKSDNNWNINEITEFGAKEGLKRKFNRSADAAWQNGVSEALIKSVKRSLSMLIGTTILTFSDMQTTFFEIAKLMNERPIGIKPGMDVELGTYLCPNDLLLGRASNKVPSGSWSTSGDTKKRLNFIQNVVDTFWHTNVVRGKWKMGQVVDTETGRDNKVRDVSFRYKIQRPGKYKGQSDTVIKRSVHKLVVLLPVEEQ, encoded by the exons ATGGCCCTTCCTTTACAAGTGTGGCCTATCAGTCAATCGGTGAATTGTGAGCAACCTGATAGAATTCATGTTAATCTTGCACAATACTCTGTTCATGAAGAAACCATAATTGATGCGTCGAAATTCAACAACTATAATATGTTAATTGCAGTCACTGCTAGGATATTTAACATTGTTAAGGTGAAATCTTTTAAGGGTGTTCTAAAGAAACTTGAACCTAGATCACTTAAGGAAGCTGAGAGGTTTtggattatgcaagcacaaaaaagtCTTCCTGAGAACTGGAAAAAATGTTTTCAAAGATTAGGACCATTTCAAGCTGAAAATGGTACAATTATGGTAGGACAAAGAATGGAAAGATGGTTGAAACCTAATTGGAACCAAGCTAGCTTCATTCTATTACCTGGTAAGCATCCATTTACAGTCTTGTACATTGGTTATTTACACAGGTTGGATCATGCTGGAGTTGATGTTACACTATGTAAGCTTCAGTCTAAATTTTGGGTTCGTTCAGCACGTAAAATCATAAGATCGATAAAGAGAGGTTGTATTCTTTACAGGAAACTGGATGCCAAAGTTGAAGGTCAAAGAATGGGTCAGAATTCTGATGAAAGAATGAGTCCTTGTCCAGCATTCTATCACACTGCTGTggatatttttggacattttcaaatcaaagataatgtaaagaaaaggaCAACTGGTAAAGCTTATGGTGTTATATTCAATTGTATTGTTACACGTGCCGTGTATATTGATGTTGTAGATGGATATGATACTTATAGTTTTTTAAAGTGTTTCAGAAGATTTACAGCGGTTCATGGCTATCCTGATACTGTACACTCTGACTTAGGCTCACAATTGGTATCAGCAAGTAAAGAACTTAAGAGTGATAACAACTGGAACATAAACGAGATCACTGAATTTGGAGCAAAGGAAGGCTTGAAAAGGAAATTTAATCGGTCTGCAGATGCTGCATGGCAGAATGGGGTAAGTGAGGCCTTAATTAAGTCTGTAAAAAGGTCTCTGTCAATGCTCATAGGAACTACCATCTTGACATTTAGTGATATGCAGACAACATTTTTTGAAATAGCAAAGTTAATGAATGAAAGGCCTATTGGAATAAAACCTGGTATGGATGTAGAATTAGGAACATATTTGTGTCCGAACGATTTACTTTTGGGTAGAGCAAGTAATAAAGTACCATCTGGTTCATGGTCTACATCAGGTGACACCAAGAAAAggttgaactttatacaaaatgttgtcgACACCTTTTGGC ACACAAATGTTGtgcgaggaaaatggaaaatggggcaggttgtagatacagaaacaggcagagacaataaggtgagagatgtaagctttagatacaaaatacaaagaccAGGAAAATATAAGGGACAAAGTGACACAGTTATCAAGAGATCGGTTCACAAGTTGGTGGTATTGCTACCCGTTGAAGAACAATAA
- the LOC137655303 gene encoding uncharacterized protein, which produces MYNCIKLPELEQHVHRFVWRNLQSNLKPDHYVMTCMGFGDRPSGIIAMLALRHTAELSVKDFPEASLVIMTNSYVDDIIHSVESKAEAFSLIRDIENVLSKGSFKIKRWTITGDNEHSDFEVSQNSNERILGLNWQCNKDVFHFKTKLNFSPKYKGVRTEPDLNKLNFVENIPSVLTKRVVVSQMCSVYDPLGFLLPSTLKAKILLRDTVKCDFKLGWDDPLPSYLKEQWVSYFCELFGTETLYFERNVKPTSAKGLPLLVIFSESSTNAYGAVAYARWELESGAFESRLIVAKSRIAPSRQLSIPRLELCGAVIACRMRKAI; this is translated from the coding sequence atgtataattgcattaagcttccagaattagaacaacatgtacatagatttgtttggagaaatttgcaaagtaatcTCAAACCTGATCACTATGTAATGACATGCATGGGTTTCGGGGATAGGCCCTCAGGAATTATTGCAATGTTAGCTCTCAGACATACTGCAGAATTGTCGGTAAAAGACTTCCCAGAAGCATCACTTGTGATAATGACTAATTCCTATGTAGATGACATAATCCATTCTGTTGAGAGTAAAGCTGAGGCATTTAGCCTAATTAGAGATATTGAAAATGTACTCTCTAAAGGCAGTTTTAAAATTAAACGATGGACCATTACTGGAGATAATGAGCATTCTGACTTTGAAGTGTCCCAGAATAGTAATGAAAGAATACTTGGCCTTAACTGGCAATGCAATAAGGATGTGTTTCATTTTAAAACTAAGTTAAATTTCTCTCCAAAATATAAGGGTGTAAGAACAGAACCAGACTTAAACAAGTTGAATTTCGTTGAAAATATACCTTCAGTTTTAACAAAAAGGGTTGTCGTCAGTCAGATGTGTTCTGTTTACGACCCACTGGGGTTTTTGCTTCCATCCACACTAAAAGCAAAGATTTTGCTACGAGACACTGTGAAATGTGACTTTAAATTAGGATGGGACGATCCCTTGCCTTCCTATTTAAAAGAACAATGGGTGTCATATTTTTGTGAGTTATTTGGGACTGAAACTCTGTATTTTGAAAGGAATGTTAAGCCAACCTCAGCCAAAGGATTGCCTTTACTTGTTATTTTCAGTGAAAGTTCAACAAATGCTTATGGTGCTGTTGCATATGCTAGGTGGGAGTTAGAGTCTGGTGCATTTGAGAGCAGGCTCATTGTGGCAAAGAGTAGGATAGCCCCTAGTAGACAGTTATCTATTCCAAGGCTTGAATTGTGTGGAGCTGTTATAGCGTGCAGGATGCGTAAAGCCATTTaa
- the LOC137655304 gene encoding uncharacterized protein: MALPLEVWPISQSVNCELPDRIHVNLAQYSVHEETIIDASKFNNYNMLIAVTARIFNIVKVKSFKGVLKKLEPRSLKEAERFWIMQAQKSLPENWKKCFQRLGPFQAENGTIMVGQRMERWLKHNWNQDSFILLPGKHPFIVLYIGYLHRLDHAGVDVTLCKLQSKFWVRSARKIIRSIKRGCILCRKLDAKVEGQRMGQNSDERMSPCPAFYHTAVDIFGHFQIKDNVKKRTTGKAYGVIFNCIVTRAVYIDVVDGYDTYSFLKCFRRFTAVHGYPDTVHSDLGSQLVSASKELKSDNNWNINEITEFGAKEGLKWKFNRSADAAWQNGVSEALIKSVKRSLSMVIGTTILTFSDMQTTFFEIAKLMNERPIGIKPGMDVELGTYLCPNDLLLGRASNKVPSGSWSTSGDTKKRLNFIQNVVDTFWHTNIVRGKWKMGQVVDTETGRDNKVRDVSIRYKIQRPGKYKGQSDTVIKRSVHKLVVLLPVEEQ, encoded by the exons ATGGCCCTTCCTTTAGAAGTGTGGCCTATCAGTCAATCGGTGAATTGTGAGCTACCTGATAGAATTCATGTTAATCTTGCACAATACTCTGTTCATGAAGAAACCATAATTGATGCGTCGAAATTCAACAACTATAATATGTTAATTGCAGTCACTGCTAGGATATTTAACATTGTTAAGGTGAAATCTTTTAAGGGTGTTCTAAAGAAACTTGAACCTAGATCACTTAAGGAAGCTGAGAGGTTTtggattatgcaagcacaaaaaagtCTTCCTGAGAACTGGAAAAAATGTTTTCAAAGATTAGGACCATTTCAAGCTGAAAATGGTACAATTATGGTAGGACAAAGAATGGAAAGATGGTTGAAACATAATTGGAACCAAGATAGCTTCATTCTATTACCTGGTAAGCATCCATTTATAGTCTTGTACATTGGTTATTTACACAGGTTGGATCATGCTGGAGTTGATGTTACACTATGTAAGCTTCAGTCTAAATTTTGGGTTCGTTCAGCACGTAAAATCATAAGATCGATAAAGAGAGGTTGTATTCTTTGCAGGAAACTGGATGCCAAAGTTGAAGGTCAAAGAATGGGTCAGAATTCTGATGAAAGAATGAGTCCTTGTCCAGCATTCTATCACACTGCTGTggatatttttggacattttcaaatcaaagataatgtaaagaaaaggaCAACTGGTAAAGCTTATGGTGTTATATTCAATTGTATTGTTACACGTGCCGTGTATATTGATGTTGTAGATGGATATGATACTTATAGTTTTTTAAAGTGTTTCAGAAGATTTACAGCGGTTCATGGCTATCCTGATACTGTACACTCTGACTTAGGCTCACAATTGGTATCAGCAAGTAAAGAACTTAAGAGTGATAACAACTGGAACATAAACGAGATCACTGAATTTGGAGCAAAGGAaggcttgaaatggaaatttaatcggTCTGCAGATGCTGCATGGCAGAATGGGGTAAGTGAGGCCTTAATTAAGTCTGTAAAAAGGTCTCTGTCTATGGTCATAGGAACTACCATCTTGACATTTAGTGATATGCAGACAACATTTTTTGAAATAGCAAAGTTAATGAATGAAAGGCCTATTGGAATAAAACCTGGTATGGATGTAGAATTAGGAACATATTTGTGTCCGAACGATTTACTTTTGGGTAGAGCAAGTAATAAAGTACCATCTGGTTCATGGTCTACATCAGGTGACACCAAGAAAAggttgaactttatacaaaatgttgtcgACACCTTTTGGC ACACAAATATTGtgcgaggaaaatggaaaatggggcaggttgtagatacagaaacaggcagagacaataaggtgagagatgtaagcattagatacaaaatacaaagaccAGGAAAATATAAGGGACAAAGTGACACAGTTATCAAGAGATCGGTTCACAAGTTGGTGGTATTGCTACCCGTTGAAGAACAATAA
- the LOC137655306 gene encoding uncharacterized protein has protein sequence MYNCIKLPELEQHVHRFVWRNLQSNLKPDHYVMTCMGFGDRPSGIIAMLALRHTAELSVKDFPEASLVIMTNSYVDDIIHSVESKAEAFSLIRDIENVLSKGSFKIKRWTITGDNEHSDFEVSQNSNERILGLNWQCNKDVFHFKTKLNFSPKYKGVRTEPDLNKLNFVENIPSVLTKRVVVSQMCSVYDPLGFLLPFTLKAKILLRDTVKCDFKLGWDDPLPSYLKEQWVSYFCELFGTETLYFERNVKPTSAKGLPLLVIFSESSTNAYGAVAYARWELESGAFESRLIVAKSRIAPSRQLPIPRLELCGAVIACRMRKAI, from the coding sequence atgtataattgcattaagcttccagaattagaacaacatgtacatagatttgtttggagaaatttgcaaagtaatcTCAAACCTGATCACTATGTAATGACATGCATGGGTTTCGGGGATAGGCCCTCAGGAATTATTGCAATGTTAGCTCTCAGACATACTGCAGAATTGTCGGTAAAAGACTTCCCAGAAGCATCACTTGTGATAATGACTAATTCCTATGTAGATGACATAATCCATTCTGTTGAGAGTAAAGCTGAGGCATTTAGCCTAATTAGAGATATTGAAAATGTACTCTCTAAAGGCAGTTTTAAAATTAAACGATGGACCATTACTGGAGATAATGAGCATTCTGACTTTGAAGTGTCCCAGAATAGTAATGAAAGAATACTTGGCCTTAACTGGCAATGCAATAAGGATGTGTTTCATTTTAAAACTAAGTTAAATTTCTCTCCAAAATATAAGGGTGTAAGAACAGAACCAGACTTAAACAAGTTGAATTTCGTTGAAAATATACCTTCAGTTTTAACAAAAAGGGTTGTCGTCAGTCAGATGTGTTCTGTTTACGACCCACTGGGGTTTTTGCTTCCATTCACACTAAAAGCAAAGATTTTGCTACGAGACACTGTGAAATGTGACTTTAAATTAGGATGGGACGATCCCTTGCCTTCCTATTTAAAAGAACAATGGGTGTCATATTTTTGTGAGTTATTTGGCACTGAAACTCTGTATTTTGAAAGGAATGTTAAGCCAACCTCAGCCAAAGGATTGCCTTTACTTGTTATTTTCAGTGAAAGTTCAACAAATGCTTATGGTGCTGTTGCATATGCTAGGTGGGAGTTAGAGTCTGGTGCATTTGAGAGCAGGCTCATTGTGGCAAAGAGTAGGATAGCCCCTAGTAGACAGTTACCTATTCCAAGGCTTGAATTGTGTGGAGCTGTTATAGCGTGCAGGATGCGTAAAGCCATTTAA
- the LOC137655307 gene encoding uncharacterized protein, with protein sequence MTDKGKNGSSTVENDSARMSLEAQKKAKRRRGTAKAKLTRKLDKFHEYMLDQMALEILEERYESVVKAYDEVELANEQYCNLLDENCDAQLIEKANVYIKALEDRKCAAHVIFVKVKDEMQLKKVLKVKPIDVPRFHGYVRDYSNFKRDFFRLMQSNYGKDPFVLRQCLSGEALDTVRGADHDFDKMFERLDETFGNSRTIIDVVVEDIRSIKPISEGDSESFIRMVDKNEQCYLYLDQMSLASELNTANMTSQIEKLLPPTQKREWVKLVECVGNRDLFGKLLEYLLSEKKSMKYLNANIRSNNNIKAKVNYTCTYEDQRSTKQGRESDVIERIAGLENAITNITDLFTKITEENAERNRNKISDNTRLHRCWYHGSDGHDILDCTTFQNLSINDRMESVKKKGICFNCLKGVHIARKCLKKSRCNTVDVNNESCGKLHHTIIHEGFVTGNSFVSLKRNGVLFMVNKIKCGNQELQTLFDSGADITMIRNDVAEALGLKGKCVRLAVTKLGDKTVTYNSKEYDLVLTDKDGNDVNVTAYGIDDITSQVGKVDLSKVKNLFKGVNVCALDRPYGKIDLLIGSDYCSLIPTVKETVAENLQLRESQFGMCVYGSHPDIVTLSVFRSNPGISINHVSSTISDYDISVEPVIDITAQINDFFTIEHLGTDCNPRCGSCRCGKCATGNGNYSIKEEKELALIESGLMYYPDRKEWSAKFPWTKDPKLLQNNVSVAVARLKGTEKRLMKLGSDYAQAYNDQILDMTKRNVIRKLSDEEVKNYVGPVTYIQHHEVLKPVSVSTPLRIVFDSSAKYMGQSLNSFWAKGPNILNSMFGILLNIRISVLIMFL encoded by the coding sequence ATGACAGATAAAGGGAAAAACGGCAGCTCCACGGTGGAAAATGATAGTGCTAGGATGTCACTGGAAGCACAGAAGAAGGCCAAACGGCGGAGGGGAACCGCAAAGGCAAAACTAACACGTAAGCTTGATAAGTTTCATGAGTATATGTTAGATCAAATGGCAttagaaattttagaagaaagataCGAGAGTGTTGTTAAGGCTTATGATGAAGTTGAACTAGCTAATGAACAGTATTGCAATTTATTAGATGAGAACTGTGATGCTCAATTGATAGAGAAGGCTAACGTTTATATCAAAGCATTAGAAGATAGAAAGTGTGCAGCTCATGTGATATTTGTGAAAGTTAAAGACGAAATGCAGctgaaaaaagttttaaaagtaaaaccGATTGATGTGCCCAGGTTTCACGGATATGTGAGAGATTATagcaatttcaagagagatttttttAGACTAATGCAATCAAATTATGGGAAAGATCCCTTTGTGTTAAGACAGTGTCTCTCAGGAGAAGCCTTGGATACAGTTCGTGGTGCAGATCATGACTTCGATAAAATGTTTGAGCGATTAGATGAAACTTTTGGGAACAGCAGAACCATTATTGATGTAGTAGTAGAGGACATAAGGTCTATTAAACCTATTTCCGAAGGGGATAGTGAGAGTTTCATTAGGATGGTTGATAAGAATGAGCAATGCTATCTTTACTTAGACCAAATGAGTTTGGCTTCAGAATTAAATACTGCTAACATGACTagccagatagaaaaactattaccaCCTACTCAGAAGCGTGAATGGGTTAAGTTAGTAGAGTGTGTAGGTAATCGTGACCTATTCGGAAAGTTGTTGGAATACCTTTTGAgtgaaaagaaatcaatgaaatatcttaatgctaatattagaagcaataataatattaaggctaaAGTGAATTATACCTGCACTTATGAAGATCAGCGTAGTACAAAGCAAGGAAGAGAGTCAGATGTAATAGAAAGGATAGCAGGACTTGAAAATGCTATTACAAATATCACTGACCTtttcactaaaattacagaagaaaatgctgaacggaacaggaataagatcagtgacaacacaaGGCTGCATAGGTGCTGGTATCATGGCTCAGATGGACATGATATCTTAGACTGTACAACTTTCCAGAACTTGAGTATCAATGACAGAATGGAGAGtgtaaagaagaaaggtatttgcTTTAATTGCCTTAAAGGGGTTCACATAGCAAGAAAATGTCTAAAGAAGTCCAGATGTAATACTGTAGATGTTAACAATGAATCTTGTGGGAAACTTCATCATACTATTATACATGAGGGATTCGTAACAGGAAATTCCTTTGTAAGTCTGAAAAGAAACGGTGTTTTATTTATGGTTAACAAGATCAAGTGTGGTAATCAGGAGTTACAAACTTTATTTGACTCGGGAGCTGATATAACAATGATCAGAAATGATGTGGCTGAGGCATTGGGACTGAAAGGAAAATGTGTCAGATTAGCTGTGACTAAATTGGGCGACAAAACTGTGACATACAATAGTAAAGAGTATGATCTAGTTTTAACCGACAAGGATGGGAATGATGTCAATGTTACTGCTTATGGAATCGATGACATTACATCTCAAGTCGGTAAAGTAGATTTATCAAAAGTGAAAAATTTATTCAAGGGTGTTAATGTATGTGCATTAGATAGACCTTATGGGAAAATAGATCTCCTAATTGGTTCTGATTATTGCTCTTTAATTCCAACAGTTAAGGAAACTGTGGCTGAAAATTTACAGCTCAGGGAATCACAGTTTGGAATGTGTGTGTATGGCAGTCATCCCGACATTGTTACCTTATCAGTGTTTAGGAGTAATCCAGGCATTAGCATTAATCATGTTTCCAGTACAATATCCGACTATGATATATCTGTAGAACCCGTAATTGATATTACAGCACAGATAAATGATTTCTTCACCATTGAACACTTAGGAACTGATTGTAATCCCAGATGTGGTAGTTGTCGTTGTGGGAAATGTGCAACAGGCAATGGCAATTATagtataaaagaggaaaaggagctGGCTCTTATTGAAAGTGGGTTGATGTATTACCCGGACAGAAAAGAATGGTCTGCTAAATTTCCATGGACTAAGGATCCCAAACTGTTGCAAAATAATGTATCTGTAGCTGTTGCTAGACTGAAAGGCAcagagaaaagattgatgaaactGGGTTCAGACTATGCTCAAGCTTATAATGACCAGATACTTGACATGACAAAGCGCAATGTAATTCGGAAGTTATCCGATGAAGAGGTTAAAAACTATGTTGGTCCTGTCACATACATTCAACATCATGAAGTGTTAAAACCAGTATCTGTATCAACCCCATTGAGAATTGTTTTTGATTCATCGGCAAAGTATATGGGCCAGTCTCTAAATAGTTTTTGGGCAAAGGGCCCTAATATTTTGAACTCAATGTTTGGTATattactcaacatccggatctcagtattgataatgtttctttaa
- the LOC137655308 gene encoding uncharacterized protein, producing the protein MALPLQVWPISQSVNCELPDRIHVNLAQYSVHEETIIDASKFNNYNMLIAVTARIFNIVKVKSFKGVLKKLGPRSLKEAERFWIMQAQKSLPENWKKCFQRLGPFQAEDGTIMVGQRMERWLKHNWNQDSFILLPGKHPFTVLYIGYLHRLDHAGVDVTLCKLQSKFWVRSARKIIRSIKRGCILCRKLDAKVEGQRMGQISDERMSPCPAFYHTAVDIFGHFQIKDNVKKRTTGKAYGVIFNCIVTRAVYIDVVDGYDTYSFLKCFRRFTAVHGYPDTVHSDLGSQLVSASKELKSDNNWNINEITEFGVKEGLKWKFNRSADAAWQNGVSEALIKSVKRSLSMLIGTTILTFSDLQTTFFEIAKLMNERPIGIKPGMDVELGTYLCPNDLLLGRASNKVPSGSWSTSGDTKKRLNFIQNVVDTFWRKWQRDYCKAKMAHR; encoded by the coding sequence ATGGCCCTTCCTTTACAAGTGTGGCCTATCAGTCAATCGGTGAATTGTGAGTTACCTGATAGAATTCATGTTAATCTTGCACAATACTCTGTTCATGAAGAAACCATAATTGATGCGTCGAAATTCAACAACTATAATATGTTAATTGCAGTCACTGCTAGGATATTTAACATTGTTAAGGTGAAATCTTTTAAGGGTGTTTTAAAGAAACTTGGACCTAGATCACTTAAGGAAGCTGAGAGGTTTtggattatgcaagcacaaaaaagtCTTCCTGAGAACTGGAAAAAATGTTTTCAAAGATTAGGACCATTTCAAGCTGAAGATGGTACAATTATGGTAGGACAAAGAATGGAAAGATGGTTGAAACATAATTGGAACCAAGATAGCTTCATTCTATTACCTGGTAAGCATCCATTTACAGTCTTGTACATTGGTTATTTACACAGGTTGGATCATGCTGGAGTTGATGTTACACTATGTAAGCTTCAGTCTAAATTTTGGGTTCGTTCAGCACGTAAAATCATAAGATCGATAAAGAGAGGTTGTATTCTTTGCAGGAAACTGGATGCCAAAGTTGAAGGTCAAAGAATGGGTCAGATTTCTGATGAAAGAATGAGTCCTTGTCCAGCATTCTATCACACTGCTGTggatatttttggacattttcaaatcaaagataatgtaaagaaaaggaCAACTGGTAAAGCTTATGGTGTTATATTCAATTGTATTGTTACACGTGCCGTGTATATTGATGTTGTAGATGGATATGATACTTATAGTTTTTTAAAGTGTTTCAGAAGATTCACAGCGGTTCATGGCTATCCTGATACTGTACACTCTGACTTAGGCTCACAATTGGTATCAGCAAGTAAAGAACTTAAGAGTGATAACAACTGGAACATAAACGAGATCACTGAATTTGGAGTAAAGGAaggcttgaaatggaaatttaatcggTCTGCAGATGCTGCATGGCAGAATGGGGTAAGTGAGGCCTTAATTAAGTCTGTAAAAAGGTCTTTGTCAATGCTCATAGGAACTACCATCTTGACATTTAGTGATTTGCAGACAACATTTTTTGAAATAGCAAAGTTAATGAATGAAAGGCCTATTGGAATAAAACCTGGTATGGATGTAGAATTAGGAACATATTTGTGTCCGAACGATTTACTTTTGGGTAGAGCAAGTAATAAAGTACCATCTGGTTCATGGTCTACATCAGGTGACACCAAGAAAAggttgaactttatacaaaatgttgtcgACACCTTTTGGCGTAAGTGGCAGAGAGATTATTGTAAGGCAAAAATGGCACACAGATAA
- the LOC137655309 gene encoding uncharacterized protein produces MYNCIKLPELEQHVHRFVWRNLQSNLKPDHYVMTCMGFGDRPSGIIAMLALRHTAELSVKDFPEASLVIMTNSYVDDIIHSIESKAEAFSLIRDIENVLSKGSFKIKRWTITGDNEHSDFEVSQNSNERILGLNWQSNKDVFHFKTKLNFSPKYKGVRTEPDLNKLNFVENIPSVLTKRVVVSQMCSVYDPLGFLLPFTLKAKILLRDTVKCDFKLGWDDPLPSYLKEQWVSYFCELFGTETLYFERNVKPTSAKGLPLLVIFSESSTNAYGAVAYARWELESGAFESRLIVAKSRIAPSRQLSIPRLELCGAVIACRMRKAI; encoded by the coding sequence atgtataattgcattaagcttccagaattagaacaacatgtacatagatttgtttggagaaatttgcaaagtaatcTCAAACCTGATCACTATGTAATGACATGCATGGGTTTCGGGGATAGGCCCTCAGGAATTATTGCAATGTTAGCTCTCAGACATACTGCAGAATTGTCGGTAAAAGACTTCCCAGAAGCATCACTTGTGATAATGACTAATTCCTATGTAGATGACATAATCCATTCTATTGAGAGTAAAGCTGAGGCATTTAGCCTAATTAGAGATATTGAAAATGTACTCTCTAAAGGCAGTTTTAAAATTAAACGATGGACCATTACTGGAGATAATGAGCATTCTGACTTTGAAGTGTCCCAGAATAGTAATGAAAGAATACTTGGCCTTAACTGGCAAAGCAATAAGGATGTGTTTCATTTTAAAACTAAGTTAAATTTCTCTCCAAAATATAAGGGTGTAAGAACAGAACCAGACTTAAACAAGTTGAATTTCGTTGAAAATATACCTTCAGTTTTAACAAAAAGGGTTGTCGTCAGTCAGATGTGTTCTGTTTACGACCCACTGGGGTTTTTGCTTCCATTCACACTAAAAGCAAAGATTTTGCTACGAGACACTGTGAAATGTGACTTTAAATTAGGATGGGACGATCCCTTGCCTTCCTATTTAAAAGAACAATGGGTGTCATATTTTTGTGAGTTATTTGGCACTGAAACTCTGTATTTTGAAAGGAATGTTAAGCCAACCTCAGCCAAAGGATTGCCTTTACTTGTTATTTTCAGTGAAAGTTCAACAAATGCTTATGGTGCTGTTGCATATGCTAGGTGGGAGTTAGAGTCTGGTGCATTTGAGAGCAGGCTCATTGTGGCAAAGAGTAGGATAGCCCCTAGTAGACAGTTATCTATTCCAAGGCTTGAATTGTGTGGAGCTGTTATAGCGTGCAGGATGCGTAAAGCCATTTAA